The Glycine max cultivar Williams 82 chromosome 3, Glycine_max_v4.0, whole genome shotgun sequence sequence GAATTTCTTTGTGCACCTGAGTTTTTCTTATACACCCagtactttttagttttttttctaaacttatTCCTGCTAATAAATGGATTCATAATTCGTAAGAGACTTACGGATTCGTAATTAGTTTACAAATTCGTAATTCGTAAGCTTACGGATTCGTAATCCGTAAGAGATTTACATGTAATCTGCATATGGATTGATAATTTGTATGTTGACTTTTGTAGTACTAGAACGACACTCTAACCAATTAAACTAATAgactaattatgttataaaacaattaatatctctatatataacattaaattttttaatgtacataataaattttgtgacaattaattttgatctaataattaatttgtttacataaatataagtttcataaaaaattatatatgtaaacaaattaattattaaatcaaaattaattgtacaCAGCCCGTATGTGCCACTAGAACTCCGCGTGGGCCTTAGTGGGCCAATGTGCTTCCTCCGTTGCGGCCCAACTCCCAAAACCTTAGAAGAAGTTGTGCAGGCGTCGAAATCATCATTGATATTGTGCTTGATGGCGTAGTCGTTATTGTTGATGCATCCTCGTCGGAGTGGAAGATGACATCCTTAGCTTAGAGAGAGAATGGGTGGGGTCGCGGTCAAGAAAGGCTGGTGGCTTTTGATCTGCAAGAGATATGGGTTTGAATCTGGGGTTGCATTGTTTTGGGAGGGTCCTTCAGATATTTGTTCTTGGTCTAGTGAGAGAAGAGGAGAAGTATAAGGGAGAAAGTAACGGGTAAGTGTGGGGGATTGGGGAGGAACAGAGGagctgaagtttttttttttagcattatatatttttttaaaaaaagatgaagatatacatgtaatttacttttaaaaatttaacagaAGTTAACCATGGTTAGGGAAGAGAAATGTCTGAAAAATGAGAGAATGTACATGTAATTAGTGTAAGTCTTAGAGGatattactgtaatttttttaaaaataaggttTTTTCTTAATGACTTACTAAATTTAGAGCAACTATAACGATGAAAGATCAATATATcatatatcttttatatatatatatatatatatatatatattataattagtataactcataaactattaaaaaaacaattgagtTGCTTGTTAAAGCagcttttcctttttatttgtttatttctctcttgtacttcaagtaattattattaagtGGTATTACAGCTGGTCTTAATCCATTTTTACTTAACATGTAATTAAGTATtagtattttcttaaaactaaaaaacttaaattcataacatttgttaggatcattgataacaatgatttaaTATCATCTAATAGTTTTTCCTTGTACTAAATTGTTATGCAAAATATTTTGAGCAAAATTGTAGGAttcatttaagaaatttttaaaattgttaaattcTTCATGTTatgaatgataataaaaataacatgacatcacaataaaatataaacaaatgtaAAATATTGTATTGTTTATAACATTTCACATGAATTACatgattaaatatgttttgttgTGCTTGTGCAAGCTAGAAACACATCCAATCACATTGAAGgcaattgaaaagaaaagaaaaaaaaactgaagtAATGAAtaagattaaaagaaattacaatTCTTATTAGCTGCTAATAGTTATTCTACTGACTTGTAAAACTATAGCAATCGTATAATGAAGGTGGGCAGAGCATATGAGTATCAAAATTAATTCCATAACGAATCAATCACCCAAGGtttggtaaaaaattaaaattgttgaaattaGTTGTTGAATTTTTTGCGGAGAAGGGTAGCACGCAAATCGGCAACATCAACCTCCTTGATGTTTTCCGGTTTGTAGTAACCGGTGACGGGATCTGGCACCCAGGAAACCTTGTATGATGAGACACCTTTGTCTTCCCCTGATTTGGGTGCTATGGAGGCAACTCCTCCCCTTGTTGCGCTTTGAGAGTAGCCACGTCTGTTCAAAaaccatataattaattaacaatcatAACAAGGACGATTAAAAGATCGTGTAGGAAACGATTAGGGTGGGGTATGTACCTGGTGAGAGTGTTGGAGAATCCGTCTAGCACGAGAGCGGAGAAAGTCTTGGCGTTAGCGATAGAACGAGCCATTggtgattaaattaattaagataaggGATCAGAAAAACACAAGCTCTCCACAGTCAAAGTTTGATGGAAGAAGAGCTAGGGATCTCGTCCATTATATAGGAGGGACTGGGATATGCGTATGTAATAAGGAGGAAATACAAGGCAATTTCGGTGCATGATTAAGCCAGGAACAATATTAGACGCGTGATTTTAAGGAAAGGGCCCACCTCAAATAATGGAAAGACCAAAGAAAGAGGTGGGAAAGTGAGAATGCTGTGATACAATTGAAAACTTAGGACCTAGTCATATATCGAGTCAATGGTGGTGTGAGCTGAACCTGCCCATACACACaagacatcatcatcatcatgtgcTAGTGTTCCATACGCATCAAATTTAGGAGAACCTTCCTAATTCCTTCGCTCCAAACTGTGCTTTTTGGGCAATCAATGGAACCTTGAACTTAAATTCCTCGTTACCCAATCAAACACGATCAATATATATTCCCGGTATTTGattcaccttttttttaatattaatcattGGTTAGATGAGATGGGATCGAGCAAGGATGAGGGAGAATAATGTTGAATCTGCCTCAGACCCAAGCAACACAAACTAAAGCCAAAAGGTGAAAACATATTTATGCggatattttctttcatttttctgaaTATTGTTTAGATGAAATTATACAAATTGAAACAATAGAAGACATAATGCCCTTCCTTGAATTGTGTGGTTCTTGGCTTCTTGCATAGTTTCCCAAATCACGTACGATATAACTTTTGGTGCCAAAGTATAAAGCCTGAACTGAAACATACCCATTTCATATTTCACTCATTGTTATGGATTTGTCTTTTTGTCACAACCACGAATGGCATTTTCACCAGTTAAGGGAATTAAGAACCAATCACACGCAACATCTCAACTACCAGGCTGCACCGGGAGATCGAAATAACAAGTGAAAATCTCTCTTCTAGTTCTAGATTTGCCCCTTTAATTTGGAATTTCTCCCGTCTAACCAGAAAATAGTGCAAAGCTTTTTTACCAAGAGAAGGATGGTTCAAACGTATCATGGAAGAATGAAGATAACTTTGTAAAATAAACTCTGGTTAGAAGATATCGAGAAGGTCAAAGTCAAAGGATGATAAGCATATGTACGCAATGGAATTTTGGTATCCTAATCAAAACAGGCTCTAGTCTCAGTCACTTGATCCCTTAAGCAACGACGGAGGACTAATATTCAGTTCAATTTCATACCTTACCAAGTCTTTTGGATATCGAGTGAGATGGAATGTAATACAACCAAGAGCAATGAAATGATacgaaatataattatatttcatatttgggATAGGATCAATTGAGACCAAGAACTTTGACACCAAATCTCatccattaattttaatttaatctaccgcttcttattaacttattaacaattttactcaatagttttatttatttattagtttatttaaaataataagaaaagatatAAGTGAAGAGATAAATTcttgttgttatatatatatatatatatatatatcaatttctatttattatattattattagaattttcctttttaaaatattttttaagaattattatttttaaatattaattaaataaaataattgtgtcACTAAATTACtttttggatttattttaatatattcctttctaatgaaaatattaattttaataaaactgCATTAGAATTTTatacttattatattttcagtgttacatctttttaaattaaatttttatttcttttatttcaattattttacaaaaaataacgTGTCTTAATTTCTctgatatataaaatattctatAAATTGCATAACATCTATGTTTTTagtgataaatttaattattcgtagtagataaaattaaacttgctatattatatgtataaaaaaaatcaacttgatataaatatgttttaaaagtcagtttccaaaaaaaaagtatgttttaaaaataccaaaaatctAAAAGAGGACACATTTACCAATATGAGGGTTGcatttagcatttttttaaaatctttttctgGTTCTTGATTTATTAACATATTGGGCCAATCAAATGTAATTTGTGTGCAGACATTGTTAGGTCCACCAGCAGAAGAAAGACCAAAGTCCAACGGTTTTGAAAATCAGGTGCAGCTTCCCCCGCCGTAGCTTAGGGTTTTACTTTAGACCCGTCGTGGAGCAAAACTTTACATTTTGAGACCGCAAAATGTCTGAAGTGAATGCGACCCCTGAAATTCCTCAAAGCAACACCATCTACATCAACAACCTCAACGAGAAAATTAAGATTGATGGTACGCTATTTGTTTCGTGTTTCCGCGACTTCAATTTCCGATGGATTATACGTTTTCTGAGTTGTCGTATGTTGTTGGATGCAGAGTTGAAGAAGTCTCTGAACGCTGTTTTCACTCAGTTCGGGAAGATACTTGAGGTGTTAGCTTTCAAAACCCTAAAGCACAAAGGTCAAGCTTGGGTGGTCTTTGAAGATGCCTCTTCTGCTTCCAACGCCCTAAGGCAAATGCAAGGTTTCCCCTTCTATGATAAGCCCATGGTATCATATCATATTGCTcctttttatcttctatttcgCTTTTCAACGTAAATTGTTATCTTCAGTTTTATGTAGAAATAGCCTAGAACTTTAGGAAAAACTGATACCAAGGACTGAGTACAACTTGTCCATATATTTATCCTCAATGTCAAGGATCCATTGACTACAAATGCAATTATGGTTAATTTAACAAAGACAACTCAGTGGTTTACCATTTTGCCCAAATTAACCATGTTATAGTTTATGGGGCCTCGATGATACACCTCATCTCATCCTCAATAAGttccaaaggaaaattgtcATTATAATTCTATCGACCAAGCTTTGATCACAACTTGCTTGTTTATTTTACTTTGTCTCCTTACTTTCTGCTGCTGCTGCTTCATATATactacatttttctctcaatttgtGTCATGCTATAGAACTTGTTCTTTTGGAGAAACTGAGTTTGATATTTCCATTTATCCAGAGAATACAGTATGCAAAGACCAAATCTGATATAATAGCAAAAGCAGATGGTACTTTCGTTCCTAGGGAAAAACGAAAGAGGCATGATGACAAAGGTATAACACTCTTAAgctctttattctttttatttaaggaTGTTCACCGTAATGTTTTAATTAGTTCATCTCTTAGTGAGGGCCCGAATCTCTGAATGCTCTGACAATGACAATAAGGGCCAATATATTTCATGCAACTGTCTAACCTTGAAAATCAAAAGattattctgttttttttggGCTATTGTCTCCCCTTGAAAATAGATTATTCTTTTTCATGCATCTGTCACATGGCTAAAGGTTGAAATGGATTTCGTGCTTTTGTAACTGATaatattgaagaaggaaaaGTTCTAATAAACTTTATTTCTGACTCCAGCCTGCCTTTAGGCTCCTAAGGCATGTGTAGTTATTTTATGGATCATATAAATTTACCTGTTTTTATTAAATGTGttacataattaataaacaatcgCTTTACATGAAAGTGTGgccttttttcattttgtaatatttatgtTTCTGTCCTCttgaaacagcctctttgcttATGCAAGAGTAAGGTTGCATACAATGACCCTCTCCATACCTTTGCATAGTGAGGAGCCTTTTGGcaccttttattattatgtccTCAAGGGACAGGCTCATCCTATACTGTTGAGCATCTAGGTGGATGCAACTCATTCACTGAAAAGCTGTGTTGTATGGACCATGGAAGTGTTCTTGTTTTAGTACACACATTACATAATCAATAAACAACTTTTCATGGAAGTAACCTTGTTAAGTTTTGTTGCAGCCAAAAAGCGGAAGGACCAACATGATGCTAATTTAGCTGGAATGGGCCTGAATCCAGCTTATGCTGGTGCTTATGGTGCAGCACCTGCTGTAAGTTTCTTCTGCCActgtagctttttttttttttgggggggggggggggggggcaaccATCAATGGTCATGTTAAAGACCTACTAATATGATTGCCgttctctttttaatttagCACCTTTAGTTTGTCTCTAACATGAAAGTTGTTTCAAGTTTGTTCGTTTGACttcaaaaaaattagattttctGATAGATGCCTTTgaaaggaaaaggagaaaatgtttTTGTAGTAGAATGTGAGCTAGGGAGAGAGATTGTTATCATCTGTAGATAATATGATGAGATGACACACCAACTATTTTaaatcaagtaattcaaataAACAGAAGCATGAACAACCTTGTGTTATATTCTTTCTGGTCACCGTGTTTGCTTAGCTTCTTCTATATTTGTTACGATGCCCTTTCTAATACTGGAACTCTCCCAGATAGCTTATCCAGGCGGTGCAAAATCTATGGTACCTGAGGCTCCTGCACCACCAAATAATATTCTCTTTATTCAGAATCTTCCCAATGACTCAACTCCCATGATGCTGCAAATGCTCTTTCTTCAATATCCTGGATTTAAGGAAGTTAGAATGGTTGAAACAAAGCCAGGGATTGCCTTTGTGGAATATGGAGATGAAATGCAATCCACAGTGGCTATGCAGACGCTGCAAGGTTTCAAGATAACCCCACAAAACCCCATGTTGATAACTTATGCCAAGAAATAGACAGTGGTTTCTTGAACTTATGAGAAAGGCAGGAATCACATCTTCAACATGGAGGTTTTAATCCATCTAATTCAGTGGTCTATCTTAATTGGTATTTATTGCTTCGTGTATGATTGTAGTTAGGGATAATAACTTTGCcatttttatacaaatatgtatttaaaaaaatactgttTCAAATTTATCTGTTACAAAACTATTTCTCTTTCTAGAATTGTCATTTGTCATGCTTTTGTCTCGATGAAGATTACCTGCTATCATTTGCTGGATGAACGCTCAGTACGTAAATACACGATGTcttcttccttgtgcatgtgtaTACAATCATGTTGGTTGTCCTCTTGTGAGTTGTGACGTCAATCTCtgcttaatttttgaaattttggtgTTTTATTTGTCCCTACATTGGCCAAAAGtagaataaaaagtaaaaagccTTTTCAATGTCTAACAAAGATTCTAAAAGCCGAGAATTTGGATTTTCTGCACATGGTGCAAATTGCAATCAAACCCGAAAGTACCAGTGCTTTTCGTTTGTACAAATCAAATGAagtttaaatgaatattttctttaactgcATCAACAGTCATTCTTTAACTGCATAAAACCCAAGCAAGCCTTTTCGCGCTCTATTGACTACTGTCACATAAGTAGTTTTTGACTATGTTAACTCTATAAATAGGACCCACCTGAAAAAACAAATTGCTCGGCTAAGTTCATCAATTAAAGTCTAAGTTGATTTCTTATACTACCTTAAACTTTTGTACTGGTATACCCTATGCAAGTCACGTACGTAGGATGCCATGATTCCAGTCCCATGTTTCCCGTCTTGTGGTCTCTACTCTCCATGGATGTTGGCGAATAAGGGGCAACTTTCTTACTCTGAtgttaatgatattaattaGTTTCATTAATCTAAGGGTTGGTCCGTATGGGTGACCTAGAGGAAAACAGAATGAGGTCATGGTATTGGCTCCATACTGGCAATATAATAAGTCTTTAATCACATGTGACTAGGTTTGGGTTCGGAGCAAATaagttgaaaagatttttcagtTCTCAAGTTTAATGGACAAGGAACGAAGCATTTTTTTGTTGCGCTGCTGTTCCTTTTCCTGAAGCATAGTCAAAAACACACATCAAGTGCCGTAGAATTTTAGCCGTCTGGGAGCATGGTTGAGTCTCACATGATATGTGTTTGATTAATAAGAGAGTATGACCAAATAAAGCTTTTATTGCATACCAAATGTAAGATGCACACACCAATATTGAAGTCCTTAGATTTGACAGTGATCTCATCAACTCAAGAATCTATGCTTTTCTTGCACAAGATAGAGAGCATGGCAATATGAAAGTGATAACAGTTCCAAGCCATCTTTTAAATGACACCAAAGATATACTCTTTCCTTACATTGACCTCATCCAACTCTTTAATGCATCAGACGTAAGCCCTTATGAAAAATTTGGTATCCACTGTGACAGGCAAGGCAAACACCATTgcactttgtttttttaaccTTTGCGCACATTTCAACTTATATGGCAGTGGACGATTCACCAAATCGAAATGATGGCCGCAACGTGACCtatgttgaaagttgaaactcaCTAATATTTACCCCAATGTCTGACGGCACAGATTCCCGCATGCTGTGGACTAGACTTTCAATCTGCTCTGAACAGAGTTtggtcataaataaataattatgcattAAGGGTGAGTCATAAGTGCATTACAAAGAATAATGAGCTTTGAATTTGATTAATATTAACCCCAGACAAGCGATATGCAAATGTATATACTCTATACTAGTATAATTATGTAAATATGTGCATTTTTGGTTTGCAGTGTAAAATGTTGTGGTACACgttcaaatataaatttcacgtataaaaataaaataaacataaaagtaaGGGTTGGCAAAATGACTTTGCatcaaatgtaattttacaaTGAATTTCCAAACATGCTCTATATTGTTTTTAGAGTAAACTGCGGTTGTGCTTGCCGAGTAACCAAGTTTGCCCTGGTGTGGAAGTTTTGTGTCCTTCACAATTCATTGTTTACTTTTTTCTGGTCCCGGGTATTAATGCTGCCTTTGAAATTCTTGTAGTCTACCCTCTGTTACACCAAAAACTTTGGGGGAAAAGGTAAGGACCTATGACAAATAGGGAATGATATCTACCTAGGGAGCCTCCCAACTTTCTCTAAAACTCCCACAACAcaagcacacacacacacacacacagggatcgcacatgcacatgccaaaatCAAAAACTTGCACTCAACACTCAAAGCCTACGTGCACTCATACATTATTCTTCTCCCTCTCCTTGGCTTGCACTTGCACCTTCCAATTCTCTTCATGAACCAAGAATGCATGTGGGGCCCAGAATTTGATTTAGTACAAGGAAAAGCTTGTCTCCTTGCTGCAGTGAACATGAATAAAGGACTTGTTGGCTTTGTTACACAGTACTCCTTAAGGGTCAAAGTGCAAACTATTGTTagcttcatttatattttatagttagGACGTTGGAAATAAGGTtgagtttttatattatatgaaataaaaataataatttgtctgTGCTGAATTTTAGGAGGAGAATTTGCagtttacttttgttttttttaacgaaATTAAAGCAGACAACACTCTAGTTGGGTTTCCTTCAATATAGCTACCTTTGTGTACTGGCATGATGGTATGGTGGTATGGCagagttttatttgtttatttatttaattttctgcaGAGGAAGACCTGAATTTCACTCATTGTTCATGCCAATGTCCTTAGATAAAtctaattttctctctctctaaagtTGCACCTATAAATATGAGCCTTTTCCCTTGGTGTAGTTCAACTTGAACTTTCATTACCGTTCTCATGAAGCAGCTCAAGGTACTTACTAATGGTTGAGAAGCTCCTTGTTGGAGAAGCAGGGCACGTGCAAGTCTCTTGGCTCTCAAATGCCACTGAACCCTTTGCACGTGCTCCCCTTCTCCAACACGGGTTTCTCCCCTTATTTCTCCTAACTAAACCAATTGTGTCTAGCACTTTATTTG is a genomic window containing:
- the LOC547566 gene encoding indole-3-acetic acid induced protein ARG-2 homolog; this translates as MARSIANAKTFSALVLDGFSNTLTRRGYSQSATRGGVASIAPKSGEDKGVSSYKVSWVPDPVTGYYKPENIKEVDVADLRATLLRKKFNN
- the LOC100500002 gene encoding putative spliceosomal protein U1A, coding for MSEVNATPEIPQSNTIYINNLNEKIKIDELKKSLNAVFTQFGKILEVLAFKTLKHKGQAWVVFEDASSASNALRQMQGFPFYDKPMRIQYAKTKSDIIAKADGTFVPREKRKRHDDKAKKRKDQHDANLAGMGLNPAYAGAYGAAPAIAYPGGAKSMVPEAPAPPNNILFIQNLPNDSTPMMLQMLFLQYPGFKEVRMVETKPGIAFVEYGDEMQSTVAMQTLQGFKITPQNPMLITYAKK